The proteins below come from a single Miscanthus floridulus cultivar M001 chromosome 1, ASM1932011v1, whole genome shotgun sequence genomic window:
- the LOC136517665 gene encoding geraniol 8-hydroxylase-like, producing the protein MSLRLGAVTTVVASSPAVAREFMQRHDAVLSNRTIPDALGDHAKNSMIWLPNNPRWRALRKIMATDLFAPHRLDALQHLRREKVQELVDHVGRLARRGQAVNVGRVAFITSLNLLSRTMFSRDLTSLDDDDGASREFQEVVTDIMEAVGSPNVSDFFPPLAAADLQGWRRRLAKLFAQQHRVFDEEIDGRLRSREAGVPKKNDFLDLLLDAAEDDDNTAKLDRDTLRSLFTDLFSAGNDTSSSTVEWAMAELLQNPTSMAEACDELATVIGSRRNIEESDIGRLPYLQAVVKETFRLHPSVPLLPRRAPVDTKIMGYTIPKGSRMFINVWAVGRDKETWPEPEKFMPERFLGKTVDLRGGRRICPGMPLAIRMVHLLLGSLLNQFTWRLPAEFEGKGVGMDEKISLTLIKVVPLCAMATPI; encoded by the exons ATGTCCCTCCGCCTGGGCGCGGTGACCACGGTGGTGGCCTCCTCCCCGGCCGTCGCCCGGGAGTTCATGCAGAGGCACGACGCCGTCTTAAGCAACAGGACCATTCCAGACGCTCTAGGCGACCATGCCAAGAACTCGATGATTTGGCTGCCCAACAACCCGCGCTGGCGAGCGCTGCGGAAGATCATGGCCACCGACCTGTTCGCGCCGCACAGGCTGGACGCGCTCCAGCACCTCCGGCGCGAGAAGGTGCAGGAGCTCGTGGACCACGTCGGGCGGTTGGCGCGCAGGGGCCAGGCCGTGAACGTCGGCCGCGTGGCGTTCATCACCAGCCTGAACCTCTTGTCGCGTACCATGTTCTCACGCGACCTGACGAgcctcgacgacgacgacggcgcgtcCAGGGAGTTCCAGGAAGTGGTGACGGACATCATGGAGGCCGTGGGCAGCCCGAACGTCTCCGACTTCTTCCCGCCGCTTGCGGCCGCCGACCTGCAGGGCTGGCGGCGGCGTTTGGCAAAGCTGTTCGCGCAGCAGCACCGGGTCTTCGATGAAGAGATCGACGGGAGGTTGCGTAGCCGCGAGGCTGGTGTGCCCAAGAAGAACGACTTCCTCGACCTGCTGCTGGACGCCGCGGAGGACGACGACAACACGGCGAAGCTGGATCGCGACACACTCCGTTCACTCTTCACG GATTTGTTTTCTGCTGGGAATGACACAAGCTCTAGCACAGTGGAATGGGCAATGGCGGAGTTGCTTCAAAACCCAACTTCAATGGCTGAAGCTTGCGATGAGCTTGCTACAGTTATTGGCtcaagaagaaacattgaagaatcTGATATTGGTCGGTTGCCCTATCTTCAAGCTGTGGTAAAAGAAACATTTAGACTACATCCATCTGTCCCACTGCTACCACGACGTGCTCCAGTCGATACAAAAATAATGGGGTACACCATTCCTAAAGGTTCCCGTATGTTCATAAATGTATGGGCAGTTGGTCGAGACAAAGAAACATGGCCTGAACCTGAGAAGTTTATGCCCGAGCGATTTTTGGGAAAGACGGTTGATCTAAGAGGTGGGCGTCGGATCTGCCCTGGAATGCCATTGGCAATTAGGATGGTGCATCTGCTTCTTGGATCGTTGTTAAATCAATTCACATGGAGGCTTCCAGCtgagtttgaaggaaaaggagTTGGCATGGATGAAAAAATTTCCCTGACCTTAATCAAGGTTGTGCCTCTATGCGCTATGGCTACACCAATATGA
- the LOC136517580 gene encoding geraniol 8-hydroxylase-like gives MDELLSWLAWLIASLIAVCFLDLLAHPRRGLPPGPRPLPLVGNLHLLGDQPHRSLAGLAKLYGPLMSLRLGTVTTVVVSSPEAAREFLQKHDAVFATRFVPDATVDHAKNSVVWLPNSPRWRALRKIMGRELFAPHRLDALQHLRREKVQLLVDHVGRLAREGVAVDVGRVAFTTMLNLLSRTMFSCDLTNLDDHGESKGFQEVVTEIMEAAASPNMSDFYPALAAADLQGCRRRFARLLARLHRAFDVEIDRRVHDRKAGQPRKGDFLDLLLDSEMDNNATAGLDRDTLRSMFTDLFAAGSDTSSSTVEWAMTELLQNPVSMSKVCNELAGIIGSGRNIEESQIGQLPYLQAVIKETFRLHPPAPLLLPRQAETATKVIGYTIPKDAHVLINIWGMGRDANIWSEPEKFMPERFLAKTVDFKGGDFGLIPFGAGRRICPGMPLAIRMVHLVLGSLLNQFKWKLPADVERNGVDMAEKFGVTLIKAVPLCAITTPI, from the exons ATGGATGAGCTGCTCTCGTGGCTGGCATGGCTTATCGCCTCCCTCATTGCCGTCTGCTTCCTTGATCTCCTAGCACATCCACGCCGCGGTCTCCCACCGGGGCCTCGCCCTCTGCCCCTTGTCGGCAACCTCCACCTCCTCGGTGACCAGCCGCACCGCTCCCTTGCCGGCCTTGCGAAGCTCTACGGCCCGCTCATGTCCCTCCGCCTGGGCACGGTCACCACGGTTGTCGTGTCCTCCCCGGAAGCCGCACGCGAGTTCTTGCAGAAGCACGACGCTGTCTTCGCGACGCGGTTTGTACCAGACGCCACTGTCGACCATGCCAAGAACTCCGTCGTCTGGCTGCCCAACTCGCCGCGCTGGCGCGCGCTCAGAAAGATTATGGGCAGGGAGCTTTTTGCGCCGCACAGACTGGACGCGCTCCAGCACCTCCGGCGTGAGAAGGTGCAGCTGCTAGTGGACCACGTCGGCCGGTTAGCACGTGAGGGCGTGGCGGTGGACGTCGGCCGCGTGGCGTTCACAACGATGCTGAACCTCCTCTCGAGAACTATGTTTTCTTGCGACCTGACAAATCTGGACGACCATGGCGAGTCCAAAGGGTTCCAAGAAGTGGTAACGGAGATCATGGAGGCCGCGGCCAGTCCGAACATGTCGGACTTCTACCCAGCGCTCGCGGCTGCCGACCTGCAAGGCTGTCGCCGGCGCTTTGCCAGGTTGCTTGCACGGCTGCACCGGGCGTTCGACGTGGAGATCGACCGGAGGGTGCACGACCGCAAGGCTGGACAACCACGAAAGGGCGACTTCCTTGACCTGTTGCTGGACAGCGAGATGGACAACAATGCCACGGCGGGGCTTGATCGTGACACGCTACGGTCGATGTTTACG GATTTATTTGCTGCGGGAAGTGACACAAGCTCTAGCACAGTGGAATGGGCAATGACGGAGTTGCTTCAAAATCCAGTGTCAATGTCTAAAGTTTGCAATGAGCTTGCAGGAATTATTGGCTCAGGAAGAAATATTGAAGAATCACAAATTGGCCAGTTGCCGTATCTTCAAGCTGTGATTAAAGAAACTTTTCGACTCCATCCTCCTGCTCCATTATTGTTACCACGTCAAGCTGAGACGGCAACAAAAGTAATAGGTTACACAATACCTAAAGATGCTCATGTACTGATAAATATATGGGGAATGGGTCGAGATGCAAATATATGGTCTGAACCAGAGAAGTTCATGCCCGAAAGATTTTTGGCAAAGACGGTCGATTTCAAAGGTGGAGACTTTGGCCTCATCCCGTTTGGTGCAGGACGCCGGATTTGCCCTGGCATGCCATTGGCTATTAGGATGGTGCATCTGGTGCTTGGATCACTGTTAAATCAATTCAAATGGAAGCTTCCAGCTGATGTTGAAAGAAATGGAGTTGACATGGCAGAAAAATTTGGGGTGACACTGATCAAGGCTGTGCCACTCTGCGCTATAACTACACCAATTTGA